A segment of the Lolium perenne isolate Kyuss_39 chromosome 3, Kyuss_2.0, whole genome shotgun sequence genome:
ccccGACCTCCCCCTGCAGCAGTCCAACCACGCGCCcatccgcgtctacctccacccGTCCTCCGGCGCGCTCCTCGCCGCCGTCCACGCCGCCGTCCCCGCCCaccgcgcgcgcgccgccgccaggAGCCTCATCTCCGCGCTCCAGCCGGAGGAGGTCCTGGTGCTAGACGCGGTCCGCAGCGGGGCCTACAGGGGCAGGCTCGCCGCGGACGAGACGGTGGAGGGGAAGCTGGAGACCAGCGCGGCCCGTCGGCTGGGAGGCGTGGGCGCGGCCAAGGGCGTCGCGGCGCTGGCGCCTCCGGGGAGCGTGATGGACGGGCTCGGCGCGGCCGTGATGGCGGAGTGCCAGATCCGGGGGAAGGCCGCGAGCATGGTGGTGACTTGGCCGGCGGCCGCGAGGCCCTCCGACTTCGGGGTCATGCGGAGCGTGGCGGCGCAGCTCGGCGTCGATCCGGTGAAGGCCGCGGCCAGGGTCTCCGGCCGGAGCGAGCTGGGCGCGCTGTATACTTAAGATGTTTTTTCCCTTCCTACTTCTCTGTGCTAGGCCTGACTCTGTGCTCATGGTTCGTCAGTTGTGTTGTTTTGAGTTATGTAATCTGAGATGAGAGGTTGGAGAAAATTCCTAGATGTATCAGGAATTCAGTATGCAGCACAGATGATTTTGTGTTTCTGGCAATCAGCTAAACAACTATGGACACGCGAGCTACAATTTACTACTCTGTTCTGTGTCATCACTGCATTCGATTGTGTTGTTGCCGTGCTTGCTTGCGTTGAAAACTTGCTGCCCTGTCTTCAGAAATTAAGCTGGTGAAGTGGAGCACTCATCTGGCCATTTGGTCCACGATCATGtgttggaacagagggagtaccacttagtttcaaaaaaaaaagggagTACCACTTGGCTATCAGGAAGGAGTGAAACTCAGTAACACTACACCCATTGGAAATATTGATTAATCAAAAAACCAATCTTAGGTTCTAATTTGATTTGTAGTTCACGCAGACAGGCGTATGGATTAGAGGATTACGCAGCTTCCACCAAATATACACGGATGAAAGGGATCCATGCTTGAAAACAGAAAAGACCCAAGTCCTTTCGAACATTCGTCCCTATAAAAACCATACTGATTTTACCTTTTCATTTCGCAAGAAAAGCAACAGTAAACCTAAGTGATCAGTAGTTGTGGTTCCAGGTTGAAAATTTCTAAAAGAAAATAATGAAATGAAAGAAGATAACTTTTATTGCTTGCACTTGAGCCACACACACACCGCGGCAGAACAAGGGGGCACACTGGAGAACCCTGCCATTCTCCAAACAGAAACAAAACATGATGGGAAAATAGGAAAAAAAGGAAACGCACGATGGATACCAGCCAAAGGAAATGGGATACTAATTGGAGCAATAAATGGAATCGATTGTTTTTTAAGTACTCCCAGGAGAGCAAGGTATCCGTTTTAAATTAACACCCTCGCGCAACTGAGAACCAGAGGGAAATGTAGTGTCAGAAATGACACCAGAAACCTGTTCTTTCGGAACGTCGGGAATGCTGCCCACCTGAGGGGGCTGCGCCTCGCCGTTGCCCAGAACTTGCAGCTCCTCGGCGTCAGAAGAATGCCCCTCACTATGGTTGATGCCGAGGCTTTTGTCCCCAAGGTCTGAGCCCACCTTGTCTTCTCCTGTGTCGGTGCAATCTTTTGCCGACCCAGCATCAAGATGAGGCTGGTCGTTATTGTGTACTTCATCGCACATATCAGTACACGGCAATGACTGATACTCAGCTACAGTAACATTGCTTTCCTCCACCATGTTCACAGAAGCCTGATTGATCGTCTTGTCACTTTCTTGTTGTGACGATGATGCAAGAGTTTTCGACTTCCAAGACCCAGTGCTTGAACTATAAAGCGCCATGGCATTCTGTAGAAATTAAAACCAATATTAAGAAGGTTGTGATATAATAATTAAGAAGGTTCTGACATGATAATTAAGTCCTAGATATTTCTTTACGCTACTGAACAATTATTTGAGCTAGAGTAACATTATACTGTACTGCGTTGATACAAATTTTAACATGTTTGGCTCAAAAGTAAATAAGGATGATCATGAGTTCTGATACAGGACAGCAATTTCAAGCCAGACAGGTCAACCTGTAAAAAGCTAGTTAAAGTTTGAAGGCTCTAGGTGGTCTGGGGGCTCTAGGTGATCTAGGTTGGGgattaaacatgcaacaaaagcaTTACGGCTTCCCAATGTCATGCATAGATGGTACGTGTTCAATGCGAGCTAGGAAAACAAAAGCCAACTTTTGGGAACAGCCAGCCCCCATAGTTCAAAGCATTGGTAGCTCTTTATGAACTTTGGCTAAGCTTTATTTAATAAAAAGCTTGTATATCTTTCAAAAATAACATTAGAAGTCGTATAGCCTATGCAGAATTATGTTTTTTTCTCGGGAGCTTATCACATGAAGAAAAATGCCCTAATTGAGAAACCTGAATAACATGGTAACCATCCAATGTGACAAATATTGAACTAGCCATTCATGCGCTGTCGGAGCGCTATCATGAATGCTTCTTAAAGTTGGTTCTTCCAAAGATGTACCTCAAATACAGAAGTAGCTTTCCCAGAAAACATGGATTTTACCATGTATTTGGTACCTTCTGCTTGATATCCATGCTCGTTTTTATTATTCTGTATAAGGGAACAGAAAGGTTAAAATGGTTAATGTTAATAAATGAAACGTTTTCAACCAGCAACCTATACATATAAATATTCCATCTACCTTCAAGGACCGATGCATGCTAAATTTAGACGATTCAGCCAGTTCAAACTCTCCCACCATTGTAATACATTTTTTGTACAACTCTGGTGAAGCAAGGCTTGTAGAAATGTCAATGCTCTTAAAATAGGTAGAGCAAAACCGAGAATCCACTTCTACATTAGAAGGTCCAGGAGTTCTCTCAGATTTATATTTTGGAGCATGTGCATCAGCCTTTGCAGCATTGCTCTCATCAACTGGTTTGACTTCAGAGTTCTCACTTTGATTTTGAGCTGGGAACTGAATTAGTGAAGGCTTGTCAGAAGTATGAGATGGAAGTGGCACCTCTGTCTCTGACTGCTGCTGTAAATCAGAATCTTTATTCTTGACCAAATCTCGTCCGCCATAGCTGTCAGAGTATTCTTCAACGACACTTCTGTTTGCATTCCAAACTGGCAATCCAGAGAGATATGGTTCTTCTGCGGAATTGTGCCATGGAAATGGTTGTGCAAATTGAGAAAAACTTTCAGGATGTCCATGCAGAGGATAATGAACCCCAGCATGATTCATATCCATAGGTGGTCGCATCCAAGGGAATTGGTGGATAGCTGGATGAAAACCAGGGACTGGAGGCCCATGCTGGAAAGGACCAAAACCATTAGGTACTGATGAAGGCCATGAAGAGGGATTATTCCAAGTGTTACCGTGCCCTCTTGCAGTATCAATAGTACCACTTCTTCTAGAGCGGCTGCTTGATCGGCGTTCCCTAACCTGGCTCCTAGTATCATCATCAAAGGATCTTTGAGTGTCCATTTCAGACCTATCAGGTGCCACATGGAGATGCCCTGGTGatgcactttgatagttctcggtCGCTCGGCCATTCAATAATAACTCATGATGTCTAGTATTACTGCTCAGATTGTTCCGGATAGGAACTTGCCGATCACTCATTGATGGTGGTCTGTCATTAAAATGAATTGGTCGGCCATCAGATCTCAAAATTCTACCATCTTTTGAGAGGTGAGAGGATTCTTTGCTATTTGCATCAGTTATATTGAGACCATCAACTGATTGAAAGTCAGATGTCCGTCTCTGTCTTCCCAGAGCAGCACCGTACTCCCTGGGTGAGGATTCTTCTTGTTTTGGGAAATGCCTGAAATAAATAATAATTTGTTAAAATTTCAGATGGTTGCAGCATGCAGTTCGTAACTTTCAACGACTTATAGTTTGACCAAAAGAAAACCTTTTAACATACAGAGGATAAACTTAGAAAATAAGTAGCAAAATCACATGCAGAAACAGATGATAAGAAGTGCCCACGATTACTAGAACTACTTCTATGTTTTCACTCTTAACAATTACTAGCTCTGTTAGAATCAGGGCATCGAATACACATAAAAAGGAGAAAATTGTACTCAAGTAATCTCTCTTCCTAATACTTGTAAGGAAAAAGAACATAACGAACAAGACAAAATAGGAGTCAATCAACTTCACCCACAAATTTACTATACACTAATTTAAACATAATCAAATCCAAAGGCACAAAGATACAACATGCCTTTCCCATTTAAAAAGTTGAAGTGCAATGTACTGCAGAGAAGAATGTAGTCAGCAGTGGAAAAAAAATTACCTGCTTTGCTCCTTCACATGATATGTACTGGATCTAGAAGGGCTCTTCCTCTCAAAATCCCTCTTCCGAGAATCAACCTTCTCATATTCCCGTCTACGGTCTTCACTAGATAGAAATGAGCCTACATCAGACCTGTGTTTTGTAGTAGCATCTCCATGATATTCTTTTGCATTCCTCGGCTCCAGATCACCATTTTCTTCATAAGACCGTTTCTTCACTTTGCTATCATCTCTATACTTGGTGCTCCTGTGATCAGCAGCAGATGCATTCTCTTCATTGTCATTAAGTCTATTTTTATTATACCTGCTATCTGAGTAATTAAGTTCGTCCTTGTGGTGCTTTTCCAAAGATCTGTCTCTAGTGTTATCCTTTGAGGACCGCACTCCCCGTGATCCACCATCTTGATTCCTACTATTTCTATAAATATCATCTCGATGTTTCTCTCTAGAGCTATTGTCAGATCTTTCATTCCTAGGCTTCTCTTCATCTCTAGGCTTCTCTTTGTATCTTTCATCCTTATGTCTGCCCTCCTCTTTAGATCTTTCCTCTTTGTATTTTACATCCTTATGTCTATCTTCATGTCTAGACCTTTCCTCTCTGTACCTTTCATCTCTACTATGTCTTTCCTCTTCTTTATACCTTTCATCTCTACTATGTCTTTCCTCTTCTTTATACCTATCATCTCTACTATGTCTTTCCTCTTCTTTATACCTATCATCTTTGTATTTGTTATTCTTATACCTATCCTGAACTTTGGACCTATCATCCTTATATTTCTCTTCTCTAGGTTTGTCCACACCTCTAGGCATGTCATCTTTGAATTTTTCATCTGTGTGCTGTTGCTCGTAATATCCATCAACCTTGGTACAAACATCCCTAGGCCTGGTTTGCCTTTCCCTGCTGCCACCATGTGACTCATCTTTCCCAACAGACAGATCCTTCGTTTTCCTGTGCCTCCCATTCTTTTCTAGTTCTCCATCGTGCAACTCATCTTCACGTTGACGATCTGCTAATTTAATGAAAACAATACGTTATTAATAAAAATTAAAACATAAATGCTTCAGAGATATAAAAATGATTAGAAGGTCCAACTCACAACAAACACACACCAATACTCTCTTTTTGATTAATGAGATATTTTTTACACTCTTAAGTTTATGACCGCAATACCACTTGTTTTATTGCGTGGGCAAACTAAATAAACATGGCGGCTGTGTTCTTATGAGAAGGCGTCAACAACAGAATATAAACAAACAGATCAATGCAGTGATGTACAAGGCTCGAGAACAGTTAAGAAAGATATAATTGGCAGAGAGCTTGTTCTGAAAACCGGCAATGCTGAATAGTAGATAACAAATAAGACAACATAACTCATTTGAAACCACATACATTCTACTACTGCATAGGAACAAGTCACAAATAAATTATTTCACATTCAATCCATCCTGACAACATAATGAATGGTTCATGTCCAAATTATAATAGACACACAATAGGACAATGAACATATTTGAAATTTCAAGAATTAGGAATGATGTTCAGGAGGCCCTAGCATCCCCCACCCATTCATTTCAGATGCACACAGCATTTACCCACATCTGCACCTGCAGAGGATGCACTTCTATGTGGTCGTGTATAGTCACACACTTCTATGTATTATACATGACTACACGAGCACCTAAAAGCTATCTACAAATTCAGTCATGTCAACTGCACTCTATGTCCATCAAAAGTTCCAAACAGTGGCATGGATGGAACAAATGAACACGTACACTTATATGTTCTTCATTCATAATGCTTAGGTTGAGCAGGTTCGTTTTTCTATGGGATGTGCTCTGCAATACAGGTATGTTTCATCATACAGTGAGATTAAGTCAGGCAACACATGTGGTGATATTAAGCCAAATGTCATGATAAGAGGTTATAATGTTCTCTGCGGTAAGTATAATCAAGGGAAGAAACTCAAGTAAAAAAACCTTCAACTCAACATAATATAGTATATCAGTTTCTAGTTTAGTGACTTAAGAATTAAGTAGTTCCTCCTTCTATTGTTACCAATGTCATCAACAAGAACTATGCAATTGACAGGTGTTCATGTTCCATACTCCCTATAATGCTTCGCTGAGTATAGAAAGtgatacttgatagtaaaaatccACCAACAAGTACGAAGGGGAGGGTGAAAAATACCTACCATCAGTTCCATTACACTTACTCCTCGATTTATCGCTATCCAAATCTCGTGTTTTCACCTCTTTGTTTCTTGGTATATCTTTGAACGATGCATCGTGCCTGCCCTCATCCCCCTTATCATGGTCCCTACTCCTATCCTTCACCATCTTATACTGCTGATCAATATCATCTCCCTTGAGCACCATCActtgcttgctttcttttgactTCTCTGCCTCCCGCTCAACCCCCCTCTCCTTGACCCGGCGATGctcgccggcaccatcttccTCCAACAATGCCCCTTTACTCGACTTCCTTCTGCTAACCTCGTCGGACCTATCAGAATTCCTTGCAGACTTCCCCTTGACATCACCATCCGAACTCCTCGACTTCTTCGAGTCACGGTGATTAACCCTCTCATCCTCCCGCCTTTCCTCCCTGGTGTCATCCTCTTGCTCCCCTctgctcttcctcctcttcctctcatCCTCCCCGCCGCCACTCCGCCTTTCCTCCCTGGTGTCAGCCTCTTGCTCCCCTctgc
Coding sequences within it:
- the LOC127341906 gene encoding uncharacterized protein isoform X2, producing MPRSTRRRSRKHGREERDRSDSDEDPRPREKGSAREHEKRLSSAASAKLPNAGEASGSSAEGRKKRKSRGEQEADTREERRSGGGEDERKRRKSRGEQEDDTREERREDERVNHRDSKKSRSSDGDVKGKSARNSDRSDEVSRRKSSKGALLEEDGAGEHRRVKERGVEREAEKSKESKQVMVLKGDDIDQQYKMVKDRSRDHDKGDEGRHDASFKDIPRNKEVKTRDLDSDKSRSKCNGTDDRQREDELHDGELEKNGRHRKTKDLSVGKDESHGGSRERQTRPRDVCTKVDGYYEQQHTDEKFKDDMPRGVDKPREEKYKDDRSKVQDRYKNNKYKDDRYKEEERHSRDDRYKEEERHSRDERYKEEERHSRDERYREERSRHEDRHKDVKYKEERSKEEGRHKDERYKEKPRDEEKPRNERSDNSSREKHRDDIYRNSRNQDGGSRGVRSSKDNTRDRSLEKHHKDELNYSDSRYNKNRLNDNEENASAADHRSTKYRDDSKVKKRSYEENGDLEPRNAKEYHGDATTKHRSDVGSFLSSEDRRREYEKVDSRKRDFERKSPSRSSTYHVKEQSRHFPKQEESSPREYGAALGRQRRTSDFQSVDGLNITDANSKESSHLSKDGRILRSDGRPIHFNDRPPSMSDRQVPIRNNLSSNTRHHELLLNGRATENYQSASPGHLHVAPDRSEMDTQRSFDDDTRSQVRERRSSSRSRRSGTIDTARGHGNTWNNPSSWPSSVPNGFGPFQHGPPVPGFHPAIHQFPWMRPPMDMNHAGVHYPLHGHPESFSQFAQPFPWHNSAEEPYLSGLPVWNANRSVVEEYSDSYGGRDLVKNKDSDLQQQSETEVPLPSHTSDKPSLIQFPAQNQSENSEVKPVDESNAAKADAHAPKYKSERTPGPSNVEVDSRFCSTYFKSIDISTSLASPELYKKCITMVGEFELAESSKFSMHRSLKNNKNEHGYQAEGTKYMVKSMFSGKATSVFENAMALYSSSTGSWKSKTLASSSQQESDKTINQASVNMVEESNVTVAEYQSLPCTDMCDEVHNNDQPHLDAGSAKDCTDTGEDKVGSDLGDKSLGINHSEGHSSDAEELQVLGNGEAQPPQVGSIPDVPKEQVSGVISDTTFPSGSQLREGVNLKRIPCSPGST
- the LOC127341907 gene encoding uncharacterized protein, which translates into the protein MDDVVTDAPPPSRFSPDDLDNFAAPPPQPTPILVVSPNPSPPSPRLLIVLISPTSLALLPSPPPPLHASLLLPDLPLQQSNHAPIRVYLHPSSGALLAAVHAAVPAHRARAAARSLISALQPEEVLVLDAVRSGAYRGRLAADETVEGKLETSAARRLGGVGAAKGVAALAPPGSVMDGLGAAVMAECQIRGKAASMVVTWPAAARPSDFGVMRSVAAQLGVDPVKAAARVSGRSELGALYT
- the LOC127341906 gene encoding uncharacterized protein isoform X1, translated to MPRSTRRRSRKHGREERDRSDSDEDPRPREKGSAREHEKRLSSAASAKLPNAGEASGSSAEGRKKRKSRGEQEADTREERRSGGGEDERKRRKSRGEQEDDTREERREDERVNHRDSKKSRSSDGDVKGKSARNSDRSDEVSRRKSSKGALLEEDGAGEHRRVKERGVEREAEKSKESKQVMVLKGDDIDQQYKMVKDRSRDHDKGDEGRHDASFKDIPRNKEVKTRDLDSDKSRSKCNGTDADRQREDELHDGELEKNGRHRKTKDLSVGKDESHGGSRERQTRPRDVCTKVDGYYEQQHTDEKFKDDMPRGVDKPREEKYKDDRSKVQDRYKNNKYKDDRYKEEERHSRDDRYKEEERHSRDERYKEEERHSRDERYREERSRHEDRHKDVKYKEERSKEEGRHKDERYKEKPRDEEKPRNERSDNSSREKHRDDIYRNSRNQDGGSRGVRSSKDNTRDRSLEKHHKDELNYSDSRYNKNRLNDNEENASAADHRSTKYRDDSKVKKRSYEENGDLEPRNAKEYHGDATTKHRSDVGSFLSSEDRRREYEKVDSRKRDFERKSPSRSSTYHVKEQSRHFPKQEESSPREYGAALGRQRRTSDFQSVDGLNITDANSKESSHLSKDGRILRSDGRPIHFNDRPPSMSDRQVPIRNNLSSNTRHHELLLNGRATENYQSASPGHLHVAPDRSEMDTQRSFDDDTRSQVRERRSSSRSRRSGTIDTARGHGNTWNNPSSWPSSVPNGFGPFQHGPPVPGFHPAIHQFPWMRPPMDMNHAGVHYPLHGHPESFSQFAQPFPWHNSAEEPYLSGLPVWNANRSVVEEYSDSYGGRDLVKNKDSDLQQQSETEVPLPSHTSDKPSLIQFPAQNQSENSEVKPVDESNAAKADAHAPKYKSERTPGPSNVEVDSRFCSTYFKSIDISTSLASPELYKKCITMVGEFELAESSKFSMHRSLKNNKNEHGYQAEGTKYMVKSMFSGKATSVFENAMALYSSSTGSWKSKTLASSSQQESDKTINQASVNMVEESNVTVAEYQSLPCTDMCDEVHNNDQPHLDAGSAKDCTDTGEDKVGSDLGDKSLGINHSEGHSSDAEELQVLGNGEAQPPQVGSIPDVPKEQVSGVISDTTFPSGSQLREGVNLKRIPCSPGST